A window of Dorea formicigenerans contains these coding sequences:
- a CDS encoding xanthine dehydrogenase family protein molybdopterin-binding subunit, producing MQIVNQPVRKKDAMQLVTGQPVYMDDMIPEDCLIVKLLRSPHANAVVQEIQTDKAMKVPGIEAIYTWKDIDQNGRRFTCAGQTYPEPSPYDRLILDRHVRFVGDPVAIVAGETEKAVDRAISMIKVQYEVLEPILDYHKALDNPILVHPEDNWEALCPVGADNKRNLCAHEASEHGDIDQVLSDCDIIIDQVYHTKACQQTMMETMRTYCSIDTYGRLNVFSSTQIVFHCRRIIANALHIPKSQVRVSKPRIGGGFGTKQTAVCEVYPAYVTWMTKKPSKIIFTREECMTASSPRHEMEMHVKLGAMKDGTIRGIDLYTISNTGAYGEHGPTTVGLSGHKSIPLYGKAEAFRFVYDVVYTNVMSSGAYRGYGATQGLFAIETAVNELAEKLHMDPMKLREMNIVKEGQVMPAFYGETNTSCALDRCIAKVKEMSHWDENYPVRELGHGKVRALGMGLAMQGSCISGLDVGSAALKLNDEGFYIMRIAAADMGTGCDTILAQIAAEVLECPLDKVIVFGADTDASPYDSGSYASSTTYVTGKATELCARKLRDKICLVGAKMLGCDEKEVEFDGDKVIYRGEKTLKKTEVSLFDIATASMAGNSIALEETVTMSQPTSPPPFMAGVADVEVDLLTGQAKVIDYYTAVDCGTPVNPNLARVQAEGGILQGIGMALTENITYDAKGRLYENSLMQYKIPTREDIGHIHVEFESSYEKSGPFGAKSIGEVVINTPLSAIAHAIYNATGHRFRELPIMPEQIAMCEENPMWKK from the coding sequence ATGCAAATTGTAAATCAGCCAGTCAGAAAAAAAGATGCCATGCAGCTTGTGACCGGTCAGCCAGTATATATGGATGATATGATCCCGGAAGATTGTCTGATCGTGAAACTGCTCAGATCCCCTCATGCAAATGCGGTGGTGCAGGAGATTCAGACAGATAAGGCAATGAAAGTTCCTGGAATTGAGGCCATCTATACATGGAAGGATATCGACCAGAACGGACGAAGATTTACATGTGCAGGACAGACTTATCCAGAACCCAGTCCATATGACCGTCTGATTCTGGATCGTCATGTCAGATTTGTAGGAGATCCGGTTGCGATTGTGGCAGGAGAGACAGAAAAAGCGGTGGACAGAGCCATTTCCATGATCAAGGTACAGTACGAGGTGTTGGAACCGATCCTTGATTATCATAAAGCTTTGGATAATCCAATTCTGGTGCACCCGGAAGATAACTGGGAGGCGCTTTGTCCGGTAGGAGCAGATAATAAAAGAAATCTGTGCGCACATGAGGCGAGTGAACATGGAGATATTGATCAAGTACTGTCAGACTGTGACATTATCATCGACCAGGTATATCATACAAAAGCCTGCCAGCAGACGATGATGGAAACAATGCGTACATATTGTTCCATTGATACATATGGACGTCTGAATGTATTTAGCTCTACCCAGATTGTGTTTCACTGCAGAAGGATCATTGCAAATGCACTTCATATTCCAAAATCACAGGTACGTGTCAGCAAGCCGCGTATCGGAGGAGGTTTTGGAACAAAACAGACAGCGGTCTGTGAGGTCTATCCGGCATATGTGACCTGGATGACAAAGAAGCCGAGTAAGATTATTTTCACCCGTGAGGAATGTATGACAGCTTCTTCTCCGCGACATGAGATGGAAATGCATGTGAAACTTGGAGCTATGAAAGATGGAACTATCCGTGGAATTGATCTGTACACCATTTCTAACACAGGTGCCTATGGGGAACATGGACCGACAACAGTCGGACTGTCCGGGCACAAATCTATTCCGCTTTACGGAAAAGCAGAGGCATTCCGCTTTGTTTACGACGTGGTTTATACGAATGTTATGTCTTCTGGAGCTTATCGTGGATATGGTGCAACACAGGGACTTTTTGCCATTGAGACAGCAGTTAATGAACTGGCAGAAAAACTCCATATGGATCCGATGAAACTTCGTGAGATGAACATAGTAAAAGAAGGACAGGTCATGCCTGCATTTTACGGTGAGACAAATACAAGCTGTGCCTTGGACCGTTGTATTGCAAAGGTGAAAGAGATGAGTCACTGGGATGAGAATTATCCGGTTCGCGAACTAGGACATGGAAAAGTCCGTGCTCTTGGTATGGGACTTGCCATGCAGGGATCTTGTATCAGTGGATTAGATGTAGGCAGTGCAGCGCTGAAACTGAATGATGAAGGTTTCTACATTATGCGAATTGCAGCAGCAGACATGGGAACAGGTTGTGATACGATTCTTGCACAGATTGCAGCAGAAGTATTGGAGTGTCCGCTTGATAAAGTAATTGTATTTGGAGCAGATACGGATGCATCACCATATGATTCAGGATCTTATGCATCCAGTACGACTTATGTAACCGGAAAGGCAACTGAGCTGTGTGCGAGAAAGCTTAGAGATAAGATTTGTCTTGTCGGAGCTAAGATGCTTGGATGTGATGAGAAAGAAGTAGAATTTGACGGTGATAAAGTCATCTATAGAGGCGAAAAGACTCTGAAAAAAACAGAAGTTTCCCTGTTTGATATTGCAACAGCGTCTATGGCGGGCAACAGTATTGCTCTGGAAGAGACTGTGACCATGAGCCAGCCGACTTCACCACCGCCATTTATGGCAGGCGTGGCAGATGTGGAAGTGGATCTTCTGACCGGACAGGCAAAAGTGATAGATTATTATACTGCTGTTGACTGTGGGACTCCGGTGAACCCAAACCTGGCAAGAGTTCAGGCTGAGGGCGGAATCCTTCAGGGAATCGGAATGGCACTGACGGAGAATATCACTTATGATGCAAAGGGAAGACTTTATGAAAATTCTCTCATGCAATATAAGATTCCGACAAGAGAAGATATCGGTCATATTCATGTAGAGTTTGAGAGCAGCTATGAGAAGTCTGGTCCATTTGGCGCAAAATCTATCGGTGAGGTCGTGATCAATACACCACTTTCGGCAATTGCTCATGCAATTTATAATGCAACCGGACACCGATTCAGGGAACTCCCAATCATGCCGGAACAGATTGCTATGTGTGAAGAAAATCCGATGTGGAAAAAGTAG
- the aroC gene encoding chorismate synthase produces the protein MAGSTYGTLFRITTWGESHGPAIGVVIDGCPSGLSLSEEDIQKQLDRRKPGQSKFTTKRNESDTVQILSGVFEGKTTGTPISVIVYNQDQRSRDYGKIKDCYRPGHADYTFDAKYGIRDYRGGGRSSARETIGRVAAGAIAKKILEQLGIDLIAFTRSIGDICIPETEYRYEDIAENMLYMPNNAYAKKASDYLESCMKNQDSSGGIVECRVKGMPAGIGETVFDKLDASLAKAVVSIGAVKGVEIGDGFEASKSHGSSNNDAFTCQNGAVIKKTNHAGGILGGMSDGSELILRAAFKPTPSISKEQQTINTAFEDTTIAITGRHDPVVVPRAVVVVESMAAITILDQMMINMSAKMDALEAFYCKK, from the coding sequence ATGGCTGGATCAACTTATGGAACATTGTTCCGTATCACCACATGGGGAGAATCTCACGGACCTGCAATCGGTGTTGTGATCGACGGGTGTCCTTCAGGACTTTCCTTAAGTGAAGAAGATATACAAAAACAGCTCGACCGAAGAAAACCTGGACAGAGTAAATTTACAACGAAGAGAAATGAAAGCGACACTGTCCAGATTCTCTCCGGTGTTTTCGAGGGTAAGACAACCGGCACACCAATCTCTGTCATTGTCTACAATCAGGACCAGCGTTCCAGAGATTACGGTAAAATTAAAGACTGTTACCGTCCCGGACATGCTGATTATACATTTGATGCAAAATATGGCATCCGCGATTACCGCGGTGGCGGACGTTCTTCTGCCCGTGAAACAATTGGCCGGGTCGCAGCCGGTGCAATTGCAAAAAAAATCCTGGAACAATTAGGAATCGACCTGATTGCCTTTACCCGTTCTATTGGAGATATCTGTATTCCTGAAACGGAATATCGTTATGAAGATATTGCCGAAAATATGTTATATATGCCAAATAATGCTTATGCAAAAAAAGCTTCCGATTATCTGGAATCCTGCATGAAAAATCAGGATTCTTCCGGTGGAATTGTGGAATGCCGCGTAAAAGGCATGCCGGCCGGAATCGGTGAGACAGTCTTTGATAAACTTGACGCTTCTCTCGCAAAAGCTGTCGTTTCCATTGGCGCTGTCAAAGGTGTGGAAATCGGTGACGGATTTGAAGCTTCAAAAAGCCACGGCAGCAGCAACAATGATGCATTTACATGTCAGAATGGTGCCGTTATAAAAAAGACGAACCACGCCGGCGGAATCCTCGGAGGTATGAGTGATGGTTCTGAGCTGATTTTGCGGGCTGCATTTAAACCGACTCCTTCCATCAGCAAGGAACAGCAGACCATCAATACGGCTTTCGAAGATACGACGATTGCCATTACCGGACGTCACGATCCGGTTGTTGTACCAAGGGCTGTTGTTGTTGTAGAATCTATGGCCGCAATCACAATTTTAGACCAGATGATGATAAATATGTCCGCAAAGATGGATGCCTTAGAAGCATTTTACTGTAAAAAATAA
- a CDS encoding FAD binding domain-containing protein — MIKIKNYKKVENLEEAWELNQKRTNRIIGGMLWVKMSDANVQTAIDLSGLGLDQIEETEEEFRIGCMVTLRQMELHEGLSHYTEGAVKDAFRHIVGVQFRNLATVGGSLFGRFGFSDVLTLLLALDCDVELYKGGIMSIQEFAKLKRDNDILVHIIIKKTPVHICYQSVRNTVTDFPTLNLTAAIFADKMRISIGARPGKAMLFEDAAGLLKGLTDGSVTEEVMHTFAKEIKEKLPTGSNMRGTAEYRSHLAEVMTVRALRILGGDRNAD, encoded by the coding sequence ATGATTAAGATCAAGAATTATAAAAAGGTAGAAAACCTGGAAGAAGCCTGGGAGCTGAACCAGAAGCGCACGAACCGGATTATTGGAGGTATGCTCTGGGTAAAGATGAGTGATGCTAATGTGCAGACTGCAATCGACCTGTCTGGACTTGGGTTGGATCAGATTGAAGAGACAGAAGAGGAGTTCAGGATCGGCTGCATGGTCACGCTTCGTCAGATGGAATTGCATGAAGGATTGTCTCATTATACAGAAGGCGCAGTGAAAGACGCGTTTCGACATATTGTAGGAGTACAGTTCCGTAATCTTGCAACAGTCGGAGGAAGTCTGTTCGGCAGATTTGGATTTTCAGATGTGTTGACACTTCTGCTTGCATTAGATTGTGATGTGGAGCTTTACAAAGGAGGAATCATGTCCATTCAGGAGTTTGCGAAACTTAAAAGAGACAATGATATTCTGGTTCACATTATAATAAAGAAGACGCCAGTTCATATTTGTTATCAGTCTGTGAGAAATACAGTGACAGATTTCCCGACACTTAACCTGACAGCAGCAATCTTTGCTGATAAGATGCGTATTAGTATCGGTGCCAGACCGGGAAAAGCTATGTTGTTCGAAGACGCGGCTGGATTGTTGAAGGGGCTGACAGATGGAAGTGTTACAGAAGAAGTGATGCACACATTTGCCAAAGAGATAAAAGAAAAGCTTCCGACTGGAAGTAATATGCGAGGAACTGCTGAGTATCGAAGCCATCTGGCAGAGGTTATGACCGTTCGTGCACTTCGTATACTGGGAGGTGACAGAAATGCAGATTAG
- a CDS encoding (2Fe-2S)-binding protein, whose protein sequence is MQISIVLNGKKIQEEIEPDLLLIDFVRKHGCKSVKRGCETSGCGLCTVFLDDKPVLSCSILAARVDGHKVTTLEGLKEEAEEFGAFIADQGAEQCGFCNPGMIMNALALFRENEFPNEEEIKEYLAGNLCRCSGYEGQLRGIQNFLVWKKEKRGEEVSCKL, encoded by the coding sequence ATGCAGATTAGTATCGTACTTAATGGAAAGAAAATTCAGGAAGAGATCGAACCGGACCTGCTTCTTATAGATTTTGTAAGAAAGCATGGATGTAAAAGTGTAAAACGTGGATGTGAGACTTCAGGTTGTGGACTTTGCACAGTATTTTTAGATGACAAGCCGGTACTATCCTGTTCTATTCTGGCAGCCAGAGTAGATGGACATAAAGTCACAACGCTTGAAGGGCTTAAGGAAGAAGCGGAAGAGTTTGGCGCATTCATTGCAGACCAGGGAGCAGAGCAGTGTGGTTTCTGTAATCCGGGCATGATTATGAATGCACTGGCATTATTCCGTGAAAATGAATTTCCGAATGAGGAAGAGATAAAAGAGTATCTGGCAGGGAATCTGTGCCGTTGTTCCGGGTATGAGGGACAGCTTCGTGGAATCCAGAATTTCCTTGTCTGGAAGAAAGAAAAAAGAGGGGAGGAAGTATCATGCAAATTGTAA
- a CDS encoding L,D-transpeptidase family protein, translated as MFGKKKKNEYEEEVVEEGRDEFDVDYNDDEDFETDFVSLDEDEDEKPKRGGIGKKVGITFGVILAVLVVAYVGMAFYFDSHFMFNTTINGNNFALKSVAQVEKYMEQQVADYTLTLQESDGDSEQITGSEISLEYVPGDEVKELAKKQNKFLWITSLWEKPVIEAKIGVKYDENALARRIESLNCLKEENQVASVDAHPEFQNTEFVVVPEVIGTQIDTETFNKDIRESIEGFQDTLNLTDTNCYIKPRFLSDSQEVVAAKDTMNSYLGANVTYDFNPNTEVVDASVISQWVIVDADMNVTFNQEAVKEYIAALATKYNTKGKPRQFTTATGNTVTVEGGGYGWKINQDAEYDALIANIQNAETVTREPEYSSRAANHTAMDMGNTYAEVDLTTQHMWFIKDGQIALETDIVTGNPNKGNATPQGTYSLAYKSKNKTLRGTKKPDGTYEYETPVAYWMPFNGGIGFHDATWQSSFGGNRYLSHGSHGCVNMPKDKAAALYDLIPDGCPVVCHY; from the coding sequence ATGTTTGGAAAAAAGAAGAAAAACGAGTACGAAGAAGAAGTAGTAGAAGAAGGCAGAGACGAGTTTGACGTAGATTATAATGACGATGAAGATTTCGAGACAGACTTTGTATCTCTGGACGAAGATGAAGATGAGAAACCAAAGAGAGGCGGCATTGGCAAGAAGGTAGGTATCACGTTTGGTGTGATCTTAGCAGTTCTGGTAGTTGCTTATGTTGGCATGGCGTTTTACTTTGACAGTCATTTTATGTTCAACACAACGATCAATGGTAATAATTTTGCATTGAAGAGTGTTGCACAGGTGGAAAAATATATGGAACAACAGGTTGCGGATTATACTTTGACACTTCAGGAATCTGACGGCGACAGTGAACAGATTACAGGAAGCGAGATTTCTTTGGAATATGTGCCGGGAGATGAAGTTAAAGAGTTGGCAAAGAAGCAGAACAAGTTTCTTTGGATTACATCTCTGTGGGAGAAGCCGGTGATTGAGGCAAAGATTGGAGTGAAGTATGATGAGAATGCACTTGCAAGGCGTATTGAGAGTTTGAATTGCCTGAAAGAAGAGAATCAGGTGGCTTCTGTAGATGCGCATCCAGAATTCCAGAATACAGAGTTTGTGGTCGTGCCAGAGGTCATTGGTACGCAGATTGATACAGAGACATTTAATAAAGATATCAGAGAGTCGATAGAAGGATTCCAGGATACCTTGAATCTGACAGATACGAACTGCTATATCAAACCGAGATTTTTATCAGATTCCCAGGAAGTAGTGGCAGCAAAGGATACCATGAACAGCTATCTTGGAGCGAATGTTACATATGACTTTAATCCGAATACAGAAGTGGTAGATGCATCTGTCATTTCACAGTGGGTGATTGTGGATGCAGATATGAACGTTACATTTAATCAGGAAGCAGTAAAAGAGTATATTGCTGCTCTTGCAACAAAATATAATACGAAAGGAAAACCGCGTCAGTTTACAACTGCAACAGGCAATACTGTCACAGTTGAAGGTGGCGGTTATGGCTGGAAAATCAATCAGGATGCAGAGTATGATGCATTGATCGCCAATATCCAGAATGCTGAGACTGTAACAAGAGAGCCGGAATATTCCAGTCGTGCAGCCAACCATACTGCAATGGATATGGGAAATACATATGCAGAAGTCGATCTTACCACGCAGCATATGTGGTTTATTAAAGACGGACAGATTGCGCTGGAGACCGATATTGTAACAGGTAATCCGAACAAGGGAAATGCGACACCGCAGGGAACCTATTCTTTGGCATACAAGTCAAAAAATAAGACACTTCGCGGAACAAAGAAACCAGATGGAACTTACGAGTACGAGACACCGGTTGCTTACTGGATGCCATTTAATGGAGGTATCGGATTCCACGATGCAACATGGCAGTCTTCATTTGGAGGCAACAGATATTTAAGTCACGGTTCACATGGCTGTGTTAATATGCCGAAAGATAAAGCGGCGGCACTTTATGACCTGATTCCGGATGGATGCCCGGTAGTATGTCATTATTAA